A window from Triticum aestivum cultivar Chinese Spring chromosome 6D, IWGSC CS RefSeq v2.1, whole genome shotgun sequence encodes these proteins:
- the LOC123143272 gene encoding probable serine/threonine-protein kinase PIX13 isoform X2 encodes MGNICGGAGKADVAADYRSCSPGTSNYKTSGSVTTSNSTTGKLSSGGSSTFMASAGSGGTSGGFDEAAAGFLEGQILEAPNLRTFTFLELKTATKNFRPDSVLGEGGFGRVYKGWVDEKTMNPTKSGTGMVVAVKKLNSESMQGYEEWQSEINFLGRLSHPNLVKLLGYCWEDKELLLVYEFMAKGSLENHLFRKGCAPLSWELRLKIAIGAARGLAFLHASEKQVIYRDFKASNILLDASYNAKLSDFGLAKLGPTGSNSHITTRVMGTYGYAAPEYVATGHLYVKSDVYGFGVVMLEMLSGKRALDPNRPNGQQSLVDWAKPYLADRRKLARLMDPQFEGQYNSKQSHQAAQLTLNCLAGEPRSRPSMKEVLETLEQIEALKSRTREARGGSGTSSRDRAHGRSAAVHQRSSPRGGSDARRGSRATNGHATKAR; translated from the exons ATGGGGAACATctgcggcggcgcggggaaggCCGATGTGGCGGCGGACTACCGGTCGTGCAGCCCAG GAACATCCAACTACAAGACGAGCGGCAGCGTCACCACAAGCAACAGCACCACGGGGAAGCTCTCCTCGGGGGGCAGCAGCACCTTCATGGCCTCCGCGGGCAGCGGCGGCACCAGCGGGGGCTTCGACGAGGCCGCGGCGGGCTTCCTCGAGGGCCAGATCCTGGAGGCGCCCAACCTCCGCACCTTCACCTTCCTCGAGCTCAAGACGGCCACCAAGAACTTCAGGCCCGACAGCGTCCTCGGGGAGGGAGGGTTCGGGAGGGTCTACAAGGGGTGGGTGGACGAGAAGACGATGAACCCCACCAAGAGCGGCACCGGCATGGTCGTCGCGGTCAAGAAGCTCAACTCGGAGAGCATGCAGGGGTATgaggaatggcag TCAGAGATAAACTTTCTGGGAAGGCTCTCGCACCCAAACCTCGTCAAGCTGTTGGGGTACTGCTGGGAGGACAAGGAACTGCTGCTTGTCTATGAGTTCATGGCCAAAGGGAGCTTGGAAAACCATCTTTTCAGAA AAGGATGTGCTCCACTGTCATGGGAGCTGAGGCTGAAGATAGCCATTGGCGCAGCTCGAGGACTTGCGTTCTTGCATGCATCAGAGAAGCAAGTTATCTACAGGGATTTCAAGGCTTCCAATATTCTTCTGGATGCA AGTTATAACGCAAAGCTCTCCGACTTTGGGCTTGCTAAGCTTGGACCAACTGGTAGCAACTCTCATATCACGACCAGGGTCATGGGCACCTATGGATATGCGGCTCCGGAGTACGTAGCCACCG GCCATTTGTATGTCAAGAGCGACGTTTACGGTTTCGGAGTCGTGATGCTGGAGATGCTGTCTGGCAAGCGAGCGCTGGACCCCAACCGTCCGAATGGGCAACAGAGCCTGGTTGACTGGGCGAAGCCCTACTTGGCTGACCGGCGAAAGCTCGCCCGCCTCATGGACCCTCAGTTCGAGGGCCAGTACAACTCCAAACAATCCCACCAGGCGGCGCAGCTGACGCTGAACTGCCTTGCCGGTGAGCCCAGGAGCAGGCCGTCGATGAAGGAGGTCCTCGAGACGCTCGAGCAGATCGAGGCACTGAAGAGCCGGACAAGGGAGGCAAGAGGAGGGAGCGGGACGTCATCCAGGGACCGCGCCCACGGACGCTCTGCTGCAGTGCACCAACGGTCGTCGCCACGTGGAGGCAGCGATGCGCGCCGTGGTTCGAGGGCCACCAACGGCCACGCCACTAAGGCACGGTGA
- the LOC123143272 gene encoding probable serine/threonine-protein kinase PIX13 isoform X1 yields the protein MPFTRSRRSLDPASSRRGVSWFLLGPPFLSSAAQRRRGCCVGQDSVSGTSNYKTSGSVTTSNSTTGKLSSGGSSTFMASAGSGGTSGGFDEAAAGFLEGQILEAPNLRTFTFLELKTATKNFRPDSVLGEGGFGRVYKGWVDEKTMNPTKSGTGMVVAVKKLNSESMQGYEEWQSEINFLGRLSHPNLVKLLGYCWEDKELLLVYEFMAKGSLENHLFRKGCAPLSWELRLKIAIGAARGLAFLHASEKQVIYRDFKASNILLDASYNAKLSDFGLAKLGPTGSNSHITTRVMGTYGYAAPEYVATGHLYVKSDVYGFGVVMLEMLSGKRALDPNRPNGQQSLVDWAKPYLADRRKLARLMDPQFEGQYNSKQSHQAAQLTLNCLAGEPRSRPSMKEVLETLEQIEALKSRTREARGGSGTSSRDRAHGRSAAVHQRSSPRGGSDARRGSRATNGHATKAR from the exons ATGCCTTTCACGCGATCTCGTCGGTCCCTGGATCCCGCGAGCTCCCGGCGGGGGGTTTCTTGGTTCCTGCTCGGACCTCCGTTTCTGTCGTCTGCTGCGCAGAGACGCCGTGGCTGTTGCGTCGGCCAAGACTCTGTTTCAG GAACATCCAACTACAAGACGAGCGGCAGCGTCACCACAAGCAACAGCACCACGGGGAAGCTCTCCTCGGGGGGCAGCAGCACCTTCATGGCCTCCGCGGGCAGCGGCGGCACCAGCGGGGGCTTCGACGAGGCCGCGGCGGGCTTCCTCGAGGGCCAGATCCTGGAGGCGCCCAACCTCCGCACCTTCACCTTCCTCGAGCTCAAGACGGCCACCAAGAACTTCAGGCCCGACAGCGTCCTCGGGGAGGGAGGGTTCGGGAGGGTCTACAAGGGGTGGGTGGACGAGAAGACGATGAACCCCACCAAGAGCGGCACCGGCATGGTCGTCGCGGTCAAGAAGCTCAACTCGGAGAGCATGCAGGGGTATgaggaatggcag TCAGAGATAAACTTTCTGGGAAGGCTCTCGCACCCAAACCTCGTCAAGCTGTTGGGGTACTGCTGGGAGGACAAGGAACTGCTGCTTGTCTATGAGTTCATGGCCAAAGGGAGCTTGGAAAACCATCTTTTCAGAA AAGGATGTGCTCCACTGTCATGGGAGCTGAGGCTGAAGATAGCCATTGGCGCAGCTCGAGGACTTGCGTTCTTGCATGCATCAGAGAAGCAAGTTATCTACAGGGATTTCAAGGCTTCCAATATTCTTCTGGATGCA AGTTATAACGCAAAGCTCTCCGACTTTGGGCTTGCTAAGCTTGGACCAACTGGTAGCAACTCTCATATCACGACCAGGGTCATGGGCACCTATGGATATGCGGCTCCGGAGTACGTAGCCACCG GCCATTTGTATGTCAAGAGCGACGTTTACGGTTTCGGAGTCGTGATGCTGGAGATGCTGTCTGGCAAGCGAGCGCTGGACCCCAACCGTCCGAATGGGCAACAGAGCCTGGTTGACTGGGCGAAGCCCTACTTGGCTGACCGGCGAAAGCTCGCCCGCCTCATGGACCCTCAGTTCGAGGGCCAGTACAACTCCAAACAATCCCACCAGGCGGCGCAGCTGACGCTGAACTGCCTTGCCGGTGAGCCCAGGAGCAGGCCGTCGATGAAGGAGGTCCTCGAGACGCTCGAGCAGATCGAGGCACTGAAGAGCCGGACAAGGGAGGCAAGAGGAGGGAGCGGGACGTCATCCAGGGACCGCGCCCACGGACGCTCTGCTGCAGTGCACCAACGGTCGTCGCCACGTGGAGGCAGCGATGCGCGCCGTGGTTCGAGGGCCACCAACGGCCACGCCACTAAGGCACGGTGA